The genomic stretch CTAGTAAGCTTTCCAAATCGGCAAAACTTGCTTCCTCTGCCGATGTCTCGGGCCACCCCCCATCCTCAAAAGAGGTGACGGTTAGCTCAGCCCCATCGCCATCATTGGTGGGAATGTCAAAACTGGCGTCGGCCTCGGTTGCAGCCAGCTCAGGCTCCACGATGGCTTCGTCAGGGGCGTCATCAAACGCGAGGTCAAAAGCACTGTCGGTGAGGTTCAGCTCCCCAAATGGGTCATCTAGTAGGGCGTCGGCCTCCCCGAAAAGATTTGCCGCCTCTGCCTCTGCCGCGTCTGCGTTGGGAATGTGATTGTCTGGAGTGAACAGACGCGACGAGCCACCGCTAAATAACCCATTGTCGTTAGCGCTGAAGCTATCATCATCACCGCTTGAGCTATCCAAATCAAGCTCTAGGTGCAGCTCAGGCATGGTGTGGGCATCGTCATCGTCGATGAAATCGTCATCGTGGAGCGAATCAAAGAAGCTATCAACCTCATTGCTATCAGCACTGGCCGCACTTGCCTCAGCAGACTCGCCTATATCAAAGAAATCATCTAGAGGTGCGTCGGCCATTTCCTCTGTGCCAAAGTTGATCTCATCGTCGAGAAAATCCGCCAGGGGGTCTACGGCGGCTTCGGCGACCACCGTAGACTCTGATGCCGCATCTTCGGTGAGCAAGTCGGCCACAGAATCGCCAGGATCTGTGCTTGAATTGGGCTCGCTCCCCGCAGCGGGTTCGGCTCCTGTGCCGGCATCGAGGTCGTATCCAAACAAGCTGGCCATATCGTCAATGGCAGGGTTTTCAGCGGTGTCAGGTTCGCCAGCGGTCGCCTCGGTAGCAAACAAATCGGCAAACTCAGAGTTGTCGTTATTGGCGGTAACGTCAGCGTCTAGGTCTAAATCATCCAGGGAGACCTCTGAGAAATCCTCTTCCCAGATGTCGGTTAGGCTCGCGGGGGCACCCTCAAACAGGTCGGCCAGACTGTTGAGTTCTGCTGTTCCTACCTCTGGACCCACATTGCCGGCTGTTCCCTGGGGCATGACGGGTTCGGTGGGCAGCGGCGTGTCAAATTGGCCAAAGACCGACTCTAAACCGGTTTCGGTCACATTGTCGGCGCTGTCTAGGGTCAGGTCTTCGAGCCAGTTTTCGGTGTCGGCTAGAGCCAGATCGTCGGCGTTGCTTTCCTCCGCAGCCGCAAACAAATCAGCTAGGTCAGGCCCATCAGAATTGTCGTTAAGCGCTTCGGCCAGCAAGGCATCAAGGGTAGAGTCGTCGCTACCCAACTCGGGCTCGGCTGAAACGGGGAGCAGGTCTTGCAGCGTTCTGGAAGCGGCTACTTGGTTAATGCCTCCGGCTAGCACCTGATCCTGAGCCTGCTTGAGGTCTTTGATCACCACTGGCGCTAGGGTGCGGTAAGTCTGGTCAGGATTTGCGATCGCCCGCTCAACCACCTGGGTCAGACTGCACCACTGAGCCAGCTCAAACTGTTCGCCCACGCTGTGCATGCGCTGGCAGAGCCGGCTGAGTGCCTGGCGAGACGTGCTATTGTCGGGCTGCTTGAAGGTGGCCAGCATATCGCGCAACAGCGCCGGAACATCGCTGCGAAACACAAGCTGGAGGGCGCTGGTCTCGGGGTGAGGTGCTGCCGCTACCATGGTAGAGCGCGGCGGCGTGGCGGCGGGGACAGCCGCTGGGGCGGCGGCTATTAGAGCGTCGAGGTGAGCTTCAGCCTGTACAAAAATGGGCTCCAGAGGAGCCATAATTTCCTGAGCTTGGTCGTTGGTCAAGCCAAAGGGGCTTTGCAGCTGCTCTAGCTGCTCTTGCAGCCCATCGAAAATTTGCAGCAGCATGGTTTCTAAGTCACGATCGGGACGCATCGGCGACTCTTTCATGACTTTAAAGAAGTCTTCCATGCGATGACTGGTGCGCTGAATACTGTTCAGCCCCAGCATGGCCGCCCCGCCTTTCACCGAGTGGGCCGCCCGAAACACCTCGTTCATCATCTCCGAGTCGTTGAGGGTGTCCGCTAGGTTCAGCAAACCCTGCTCGATGGTGTTGAGATGATCCTTGGCTTCTTCAATGAAGTACCCCAAGATGCGTTTTTGATCTTCAGGCGACATGTCAATTCCCCTCTGAATGCTTTTCGACCGTGTCCGGCTCACTCCCGTTGACTAACTGCACCTAGCTGTCTGATTTATTCACTTTAAAGCGCTCCACTGAAGTCAGCAGATCGCGGGCAACCCCCACCAGATTTTGCAGCGAACCTGACACCCGTTGGGCCTCCTGGGAAGTTTCCTGGGCGGTAAGTTCTACTGATTGCATGACCTGGGCCACGGCGCGGGAGGTTTCGGTCTGCTCTACGGTGTCAGCGGTAATCGATCGCACCAGCACGTCAATGCGGTTTGACACTTGAATGATGTCTTCTAGCGATCGCTTCGCCTGCTCTGCCAATCGGGTGCCCTCAATCACCTGCTGGGTGCCCTCTTCCATAGCGGTCATCACCCCGCCCGTCTCACTTTGAATTTGCAGCACGATCTGCTCAATCTCTTTAGAGGCTTTGGCGGCCCGGTCAGCCAGCTGCCGCACCTCGTCAGCCACAATAGCAAAGCCCCGACCCGCTTCCCCAGCCCTTGCCGCTTCAATACTAGCGTTGAGCGCCAGTAAGTTGGTGCGGGAGGCAATCTGCGAAATTAACGCCACAATCTTCGAAATTTCCTGGGAAGACTCCGCCAGACGCTTCACCTTACGGGTCGTCTCGGCCACCGTTTCGCGAATCTCGAGAATACCTGCTACGGTGCGCTCCACCGACTCACCCCCTTTAAGGGCAGTAGATGATGCGGTACGAGCTACTTCCTCGGCCTCGCGAGCGCTTTCGGCCACCCGCTGAATCGAGTCAGTCATCACCTGCACCGAGTTCAGCGTCACCGCGAGTTCCTCGGCCTGGCGCAGGGCGTCTGCCGATAGGCTGCGGGCAAAAATCTCGTTTTCCGTAGACCCCTTGCTCACCTGGCGAGCGGCTACACTCACCTGTTCTACAATCTCCCGCAGGTTTTGAATGGTCAGGTTAAAGGAGTCGGCTACGGCGCCAAGCACGTCAGCAGTTACCTCTGCCTGCACGGTCAAGTCGCCCCGGGCCGCCCCTTCCACGTCGTCTAGCAGACGAATCACCTGGCGCTGGAGGTCTTCCTTAGCCTGCTCTTGCTCCTGGGCCTTGCGCTGGGCTTCACTAGTAGTGGTCAAAATCACCCGCGACATTTTGTTAAAGCTGCTGGCTAGGCGACCAAACTCGTCTTCGGTAAACACCGTGGCCCGGGCCGACAAGTTGCCCCTAATCACCGTGTCAAACTGCTGCTGTAGGTCGTCAACACTGCGGCCTACCTGGCGGTGGGCCAACCGTCCAACCACTAGGGCTGAGCCAAACCCGGCTACTCCACCCGCTAAGGCCATGGCCGCGTGCACGGCCTTGGGCATCGATCGCTCTGGCTGTAGGGTCGAAGCGGCAAAATTAATGACGCCTACCGCTAGGGCCGAGGCAACGCCGGCAGCAATAGCAACGATCAGCTCTTTAGTCGGCAGGGGAGCATTGTCTAAAAAGCCCAACCAGTCTTGCTCAGTGGTTACCGCTTCCACATCGTGGCTATCGGTTTGGGTAAACACAGGCAGGCTATCGCTAGCACCCGCAATGCTAAAAATGTCATCGTCGCTGATCACCGCCTGATCGTTCATATCGCTGAGGTCAAAGGCGGAAGTGCCTCCGCTAAAGCCACTATCGTCAGTTGAAGTCAGCCCTGAGGTGCCCACTGAGGGTGTAGTAAACCCAGCGGAACTGTCTGATAGCTCAAAGTCAGGTAGGTTACCCAGGTCGTCAAAGTCGCTAAATTCGTCTAAAAAGTCAACGTTGCTGCTGGGCTGGGTGCTGTCGTCTAGGTCAGGCATGTATCCATTGGCGGCGTAGCCGTTGTAGTCGAGATCGGCGCTATCGCCAGCGGTGTCGAGGTCGTCGATCAGGAGATCGGGCTCAGGGGCAAAAACCGTCATGTCGTCGCCGCCGTCATCAGCGGGGGGCCAACTCTGGTCAAAGCTTTGGGAGGCCAACTCCATATCACTATAAAGATCGCCTCTCTGAGCCTCGGTGGCCCCGCTAAAGGGGTCATCGCCATTGCCCACCTCAAGGGAATCAAAAGAGGCATCGTCATCAAAGGTGATGTCGTCTAGGCTCTCTTGGTCCTCAGCCCAGCCACTGCCGGAGTCAGTGCCAAAACTAAGGTTAGCCCTGTCGTCAGGATCGGTAGCAAAGGGATCGTCGGTCGTAAAGGGATCGGCCAGGTAGGTATCGCTAAACCCGACATTGGCGATCGAACTGGGCATGTCGTCCTCAAGGCTAAAGTCGCCGAGGTCGAGCTGGCTATCTGACAGCCCAGGAGCACCATTGGCTCTAACGCTGCTCTCTAAACCCATCGACATTGAAGCACCAGCGTCGAAGAAAGTATCTCCGGCATCGGTTTCGTAATCCATAGCCGTGCCGGAGGATGCCTCCGCAGCAAACTGACTGGCATAGTCGAGACCGTTGCTGGCATAGTCGACGTATTCGGGCTCTGAGGTGAGATCGAGTACGGCACTGTACTGGGCCGCAGCTACGTCATATCGCTGTAGGCCGTAGCAGTAGATATGGCCCCGCAGTAGCAGCACGCTGGGATCGTCGGGGTAATCGTCGGCTAGCTGATCGATAACTGCCGCAGCCTCCGAGTAGTTGCCCTGTACGTAGGCTCGTTCTGCTTTTTGATAGGCTTGAGAGTAATCGATGCCTGAAGCCATGGTCTTCTCCTGCCGGTGCAAATGTCCTAAGGGGGTTAAGGATGGGGCTAAGCCTAGGTGGCCCAGCGAGCTGAACGAATAACAGCAACGTGGTCAAGCAGCCTAAGGGTTTTGTTTTCCTCAGCGTCAATGATCCATTCACCGCGCAAAAATGGAGCCATTGTATCCGGGCTATTATCTGACACCCGGGTCTTGTCAGGGTTGAGCCAGCGGGTGCCCACAATTCGATTAACGGCCAAGCCTAGCATAGTTCCCTGATCTTCAATGGCGATGACCGAAATCTCTGGGCGATCGGTGTTTAGTACCGATGAATACCCAAGAAACTGACCCAGATCAGCGACCCACACCACCCGTCCCTGCTCGTTGAGGGTACCCAACAGCAGGTTCGACACATTGGGTATGGGAGTGATGCGATCGGGGGGCTGCTCGATAATGCGACGAATGCCGGTGGCGGGCAGCGCGAATTCATCTTCGGGAGTCACAAAGAAGCGCAAAAATAGCTCGCCATCAGGCGTTTCCAGCTCTTGCAACTCTGGATCTTGGTCTTGCCCAGTCTGGGTGAGAAAGTCAGGATTACCTACCATAAGCTTGTTGTTACGTTACCCTCTGTTGCTTCACGCTTGAGTTCTACCCCCTCAGCAGCTGCTTGACTGTGCCAACCAGTTCGGTAGGTTGAAACGGCTTGGCAATGTAAGCGTCTGCCCCCTGTTTCATGCCCCAGTAGCGATCGAATTCTTCACCCTTAGAAGAGCACATTACCACCGGCAAGTTTTGGGTAGAGGGATCGGCTTTAATGCGGCGACAGAGCTCGTACCCGTTCATCCGAGGCATGACAATGTCGAGCACAACCATGTCTGGGCGGTGGCTCTGAATTTGCTCGAGGGCTTCCATGCCATCGCTGGCTACGGTAACGCTGAGGCCAATACCCCTTAATAGCTCGGTAATCATCTCCCGTTGAGGAATACTATCTTCTACCACCAGAACTGTACTCATAGGTTGATTCAAAAAAGGCCAGCTAAATGGCCAGACGTAAACCGTCAGTGACGCTGTGCTACCGCTGGTCGAGGCTTAAGTCACAGATTGACCACGTTTAAAGCAGCCGTTAAGGACTCCAAACCTGTGACTCTAACGTACCCTCAAACGCAGACTATGCTGTCGGTTTAGATAAATTAATCAACCGGGTTGTTTAGATTATGGCGAATCCTGTTGAAATTGATCTAAAAACCCTTTTTAAGCTAAGGAATGTTAATTGGGCATGGGGGCCTTGCTAAAGTCGACGTCGAATTCGTCTTCGATGGCTTCGGCTAACAGGGTGTCAGGACGGGGCCGGTTGATGTCGCCAGGGCCAGCATACTTTTCTACCAGTGCTAGCAGCTCGCCAGGGCCAAAGGGCTTAGTCAGGTAGTCAGTTGCGCCGACCATTCTGGCTTTAACTCGGTCTAAGAAGCCATCCTTGCCGGTGAGCATGACAATGGGAGTTTGGCGAAAGGCGCTGGAGTGTCTAAGCATGGCGCATAGCTCGTACCCATCGAGCTCGGGCATGGTGATGTCGCAAAGAATTAGGTTGGGTTGCAGCTGAAACAGCAAGCCCAAAGCTTTGAGGGGGTTGCCAATGGAGGTGGCCTCATAGCCTTGCCCAGCGAGAATGCGTTCTACGGCCTGACGAACGGTGGTGCTGTCGTCGACGCAGACAATACGGGGTAGGCGATCGGGCCCAGGCCGTTGGTTCTGAGGGGCTAGGTCTACCTCAGCAGGACCGTAGACTAGGCTAATTTGTCCCTGTTGCAGTGCGGGGACTAGGCTGCGAGCGACGCTGAGCAGATCGCGACTAAGGTAGCGGGCAATGCGGCGAATAGAAGTTTTGCCGTCCATCCAGGTAACCATGCGCCGGTAGACCTGGTTGGACACGCTGGCCTGAAAGGCTTCGGGAGCTAGCAGAATGGGGCACTGGTCGGGTGATTGCAAATGGGGGTGCAGCTGATGCCAGGTTTGAATTTGCTGGGTGATGCCTGTGACTAGGTCACTGATGGTGTGGGTCATCAGCTGGGGACTAAGGGCTGAGCTGAGCTGGAACACAAAGGCTCCGTGGTGAAGGCTCAGCAGGTCAAAAAGGGTCTCGTGCACCATGTGGCTTAGAATGGTGCGGCCTTGGTCGGGGGTGATCAAGTGCTGCTCGAGTAAAGCCCACAGGGTGCCGTACTCGAGGGAGTTAAAGGCTGCGATCGCGGCGGTAGTGCTAGGGTCGGGCAGCGACTGGTCGATGCCGTAGCGATGCAGATGGTCACGCAGGCGATCGAGCTTGTTGTCGGTGGTGCCGGCGTAAACGAGCTGCCCGTTGGCTAAAAATACAATCCAGGAGCGAGAATCAGTCGCCGTCAGCCCACCGTCGAAGGATTGATTAGAAGACTGGTTGTTAGTGCTGCTATAGCTTTCTAGGTACAGTTCGCCGGTGCGCTGCCCCAGCTCGATGAGCTGCAGGATGCTGCGAATATCGATTTCTGACAAGTAACCCTGCATGAGGCAACCCAAGATGGGAACAGCACCTGATTAGCCAGGCCAGGAAGGTCGGGGGCTGAATTCAGCATGCCCCAACTAGAAACCCAATCGTACCCTTTGATCCTCTTGCCATAACGATTGCCCTGCTAGAGGGCCGTGCCGCTATGCTGAAGTGTTTAGTTTTAGGAGGGCAATCGCGTTAGTTCAGGATGGAAGGGGCTGGGAACCGGTATTCTCCGGTCTGTTCTCAGTATACGGCGCTTCGCTAGAGATGCTGCGTGGTAAGGTCACGGTGCTCTGCTCGGTGGAAGAATTTTTGGGAACTCTAAAAGTGTGCTTCCAGCTGGAGATGCTGACCGGCTGTGATCGCTTACCCAATATGCCGATTTTACCGAGCCAAAATTAGCTAAGATTCCCATTAGCTTTGGCATCAGCGGTAGCATCCCCATGGATAAGTAGAATCAGCTCTAGCCGTCAGTCGAGGCTGATGCGGTTCATAGCAGTTACGTTGTCGCTGCTGTGGTGCGATCGCAGTTTTTCTGGCTGCAGGGGCTTGAACTTTACCCTGACTCAAAAGGTTTGCGATAGGGTTTATGGGTAAGCAAAATTACAACTACGATAGACGGTAGCTTTGGTGATAGATGGGATGCGTGGAAATTGGGGCTCTGAGCTAATCTAGAGCTAGCTAGATAGTGCATCAGGACGCATTGACGCAGCCACCAAATCGTTCATCATAATACAGGCAGCCCCGTGCCACCTCGCTCTCGACCTACGATGCAAGGCTCTTAAAATTACTGCATCAGATTTATTTCCTTAACATTAACGTTCTAAGCCACGAGGACCACCAGCGTGCTGTACCTAGCAGAAGTCCAGAAAAAGACCGGGTTTATTGGCAGCGGCAAGCCTGAGTTTAAGCTACTTGCCTGTCAGCGTAGCGAAAATAGCTGGAGCGCCGTGACCGGGGACGAGACCCTAGTGGCCCCCGACGACGCCTCTTACAACGCTGGTGCCCTAGTAATGGTGGAGGTCAGCAATAACCGCCAAATCCAGCGTCATTATGAGGCGGGGCGATCGCTGACCACCATTCTGCAAAATTTCTCTAACCTGAGCAAAAAGTCAAAGACCCAGGAAGAAGAGATCGAGCAGTGGAAGCAGTCACTTACCTTTCAAAGTCAGGAACTCAACCGCCGTGAGCTAGAGCTAGAAACCCGCCAGGAGCAGGTCGAGCAGGCCGAAGCCGATCTTGAACAGCTAGATGCCCAGCGGCAAGAGCTAGATCAGCTGCGCCAAAGCCTTGAGCAACAGCAGGAAGAACTCACTCGAAAAAATCAGGATCTCGAAGGAGCTTGGGCCCACCTCAATGGTGAAATGCGCCGCCTGGAAGAGCAGCGGGCTGAGGGTAGTTCAGCCGCTGGCCTCGACCCAGACCAGGTGGCCAACCTGCAGGGTGCTCTCAACCGTCTTACCGAAGCCGTGATGCCCGTTGAAGCACTGCGAGATCCGCTCACCCATGCCACCGATGGGCTGAACTACCATCAGGGACTGCTGGGCGACTATCGACAAGCACTCGAAGACCAGCGCCCGGGCTTGGAACAGCGCCAGCAGGAGCTAGATCAGCAGGCTAGCCAGCTCAATCAGCGCTGGGCCGACTGGCGTCAGGCCGAAGCCGCGCTGATGGCCAAGCGCGAAGAGCTAAAGCTGCGTCAGCAGATGGTTAAAACCCAGCAGGAGCAGATTCAAACTCTAACGGATACCCTGCAAGCCCAGGCGAACCTGCACCAGAAAATCTACGACCTGCTCAACACTACTGATAAGGTGCGGCTGAGCAAAAAGGTCGATGTGGCCGCTTTGGAGGCAATGGATTTAGACCATCTCCAAACCATGGTGGGTGATCTGGAAAAAGATCTGGAGAAAATGTCTCGCTTTGTCTCCGATCAGGAAGAGGAGCTGACCCTAGAGCAGCAGGCCATTGATGAGATTCAGCTCAAGATTGAGCAGGCCAGTGAGTTTGAGCGCCTTCAGCTAGAGACCGAGATTGAAGAGGAGCAGGATCGCTACCAAATGCTTAACGAGACCCTGGTGGGCCAGCGGCGCAACCTGCTGGAGCGTGAAGAAGTGTTAAGTCAGCATCAGGCGGTGCTGCGACGACGCCAGGGCCTAACAGTGGAAGAAACGCAGGTTAGTGCTGTCGATCTAGAGCCTTTGCTCAACACCATTGATATTCAGCGCCAGCATACGACAGATACGATTCAGGCTCTAGAAACTGAGGTCAAGAAGCTCCAGGACGGCATTAGCCAGCTCAAGAGAGAGATTGAATCTGCTGAGTCGGCCCTGACTACCCACCGCTCTGAGGTGGAGGCGTTTGAGGCAGATCTGCGGCGGCAGCAGCAAGATCTAGTGGGCTTGATGGGCAAGCTAGCGGTCTGTGAAGAGCTGCTTAACCCGGCGCAGGAAAGCGTCAATGGGCTAAGGCAGTCTTTAGAGAACCTAACTGGGGCAGTTACCAAGCTTCAGGAAGTTAACGATTACCAATTGCAGGCGATCGCAGAGCTGCGCCAAACCGTGGCCAGCGTCGGCACTCCCCAGGTAGCTGCTTCCTAAGATCTGCCTCAAAAA from Leptolyngbya subtilissima AS-A7 encodes the following:
- a CDS encoding methyl-accepting chemotaxis protein, encoding MASGIDYSQAYQKAERAYVQGNYSEAAAVIDQLADDYPDDPSVLLLRGHIYCYGLQRYDVAAAQYSAVLDLTSEPEYVDYASNGLDYASQFAAEASSGTAMDYETDAGDTFFDAGASMSMGLESSVRANGAPGLSDSQLDLGDFSLEDDMPSSIANVGFSDTYLADPFTTDDPFATDPDDRANLSFGTDSGSGWAEDQESLDDITFDDDASFDSLEVGNGDDPFSGATEAQRGDLYSDMELASQSFDQSWPPADDGGDDMTVFAPEPDLLIDDLDTAGDSADLDYNGYAANGYMPDLDDSTQPSSNVDFLDEFSDFDDLGNLPDFELSDSSAGFTTPSVGTSGLTSTDDSGFSGGTSAFDLSDMNDQAVISDDDIFSIAGASDSLPVFTQTDSHDVEAVTTEQDWLGFLDNAPLPTKELIVAIAAGVASALAVGVINFAASTLQPERSMPKAVHAAMALAGGVAGFGSALVVGRLAHRQVGRSVDDLQQQFDTVIRGNLSARATVFTEDEFGRLASSFNKMSRVILTTTSEAQRKAQEQEQAKEDLQRQVIRLLDDVEGAARGDLTVQAEVTADVLGAVADSFNLTIQNLREIVEQVSVAARQVSKGSTENEIFARSLSADALRQAEELAVTLNSVQVMTDSIQRVAESAREAEEVARTASSTALKGGESVERTVAGILEIRETVAETTRKVKRLAESSQEISKIVALISQIASRTNLLALNASIEAARAGEAGRGFAIVADEVRQLADRAAKASKEIEQIVLQIQSETGGVMTAMEEGTQQVIEGTRLAEQAKRSLEDIIQVSNRIDVLVRSITADTVEQTETSRAVAQVMQSVELTAQETSQEAQRVSGSLQNLVGVARDLLTSVERFKVNKSDS
- a CDS encoding chemotaxis protein CheW, producing the protein MVGNPDFLTQTGQDQDPELQELETPDGELFLRFFVTPEDEFALPATGIRRIIEQPPDRITPIPNVSNLLLGTLNEQGRVVWVADLGQFLGYSSVLNTDRPEISVIAIEDQGTMLGLAVNRIVGTRWLNPDKTRVSDNSPDTMAPFLRGEWIIDAEENKTLRLLDHVAVIRSARWAT
- a CDS encoding response regulator transcription factor, which codes for MSTVLVVEDSIPQREMITELLRGIGLSVTVASDGMEALEQIQSHRPDMVVLDIVMPRMNGYELCRRIKADPSTQNLPVVMCSSKGEEFDRYWGMKQGADAYIAKPFQPTELVGTVKQLLRG
- a CDS encoding response regulator — its product is MQGYLSEIDIRSILQLIELGQRTGELYLESYSSTNNQSSNQSFDGGLTATDSRSWIVFLANGQLVYAGTTDNKLDRLRDHLHRYGIDQSLPDPSTTAAIAAFNSLEYGTLWALLEQHLITPDQGRTILSHMVHETLFDLLSLHHGAFVFQLSSALSPQLMTHTISDLVTGITQQIQTWHQLHPHLQSPDQCPILLAPEAFQASVSNQVYRRMVTWMDGKTSIRRIARYLSRDLLSVARSLVPALQQGQISLVYGPAEVDLAPQNQRPGPDRLPRIVCVDDSTTVRQAVERILAGQGYEATSIGNPLKALGLLFQLQPNLILCDITMPELDGYELCAMLRHSSAFRQTPIVMLTGKDGFLDRVKARMVGATDYLTKPFGPGELLALVEKYAGPGDINRPRPDTLLAEAIEDEFDVDFSKAPMPN
- the hmpF gene encoding pilus motility taxis protein HmpF, whose amino-acid sequence is MLYLAEVQKKTGFIGSGKPEFKLLACQRSENSWSAVTGDETLVAPDDASYNAGALVMVEVSNNRQIQRHYEAGRSLTTILQNFSNLSKKSKTQEEEIEQWKQSLTFQSQELNRRELELETRQEQVEQAEADLEQLDAQRQELDQLRQSLEQQQEELTRKNQDLEGAWAHLNGEMRRLEEQRAEGSSAAGLDPDQVANLQGALNRLTEAVMPVEALRDPLTHATDGLNYHQGLLGDYRQALEDQRPGLEQRQQELDQQASQLNQRWADWRQAEAALMAKREELKLRQQMVKTQQEQIQTLTDTLQAQANLHQKIYDLLNTTDKVRLSKKVDVAALEAMDLDHLQTMVGDLEKDLEKMSRFVSDQEEELTLEQQAIDEIQLKIEQASEFERLQLETEIEEEQDRYQMLNETLVGQRRNLLEREEVLSQHQAVLRRRQGLTVEETQVSAVDLEPLLNTIDIQRQHTTDTIQALETEVKKLQDGISQLKREIESAESALTTHRSEVEAFEADLRRQQQDLVGLMGKLAVCEELLNPAQESVNGLRQSLENLTGAVTKLQEVNDYQLQAIAELRQTVASVGTPQVAAS